In the Aliarcobacter cryaerophilus genome, one interval contains:
- a CDS encoding MFS transporter, translating into MTNSQNRTIWILILSSSLILAITMGVRQSLGLFIAPINSSTSLDIISISLALAIGQFIWGLTQPIFGAIADKKGSFGVLVFGALLMFFGLILTPFLTSEFSIILTLGLLVAAGAGAGSFSILIGATAKNLPNEKRSFAGGFINAGGSFGQFIFAPLAQAIINGFGWIYSMIALAFSTLLTIPLAKILSSKSKKEETNLTNVIENDIKLKEQLKVALKDKSYLYLNLGFFTCGFHVAFLVTHLPHEVALCGHSANVSAYSLALIGLFNIFGSLYAGYLGTKYKMKYILAFIYASRALMIIIYLLSPKTELTFYIFSIAIGFTWLATVPPTAGIVGKLFGTKYLATLFGLTLLSHQIGGFFGAYLGGLFINSYGNFSLMWYLDIALAIVAALANLPIKEEKINKN; encoded by the coding sequence ATGACAAATTCACAAAACAGAACTATTTGGATTTTAATCCTCTCTTCATCACTTATTTTAGCAATTACAATGGGGGTTAGACAATCTTTGGGTCTGTTTATAGCTCCTATAAACTCTTCAACTTCTCTTGATATTATCTCTATTAGTTTAGCTCTTGCAATTGGACAATTTATTTGGGGATTAACTCAACCAATTTTTGGTGCAATTGCAGATAAAAAAGGCTCTTTTGGTGTTTTAGTCTTTGGTGCTTTGTTGATGTTCTTTGGTTTAATATTGACTCCTTTTTTAACTTCAGAATTTTCAATTATTCTAACTTTAGGGCTTCTTGTAGCAGCAGGTGCAGGGGCAGGAAGTTTTTCAATATTAATAGGAGCAACAGCAAAAAATCTTCCTAATGAAAAAAGATCATTTGCTGGAGGATTTATAAATGCTGGTGGTTCTTTTGGGCAATTTATTTTTGCTCCACTAGCACAAGCTATTATAAATGGTTTTGGATGGATTTACTCTATGATTGCTCTTGCATTTTCAACACTTTTAACTATTCCTTTAGCAAAAATTCTATCTTCAAAAAGTAAAAAAGAAGAAACAAATCTTACGAATGTTATAGAAAATGATATAAAATTAAAAGAGCAATTAAAAGTTGCTTTAAAAGATAAAAGCTATTTATACTTAAATTTAGGATTTTTTACTTGTGGATTTCATGTAGCTTTTTTAGTTACGCATCTTCCTCATGAGGTTGCTCTTTGTGGTCATAGTGCAAATGTTTCAGCTTACTCTTTGGCTTTAATTGGACTTTTTAATATCTTTGGAAGCTTATATGCTGGCTATTTGGGTACAAAGTATAAAATGAAATATATATTGGCTTTTATTTATGCAAGTAGAGCTTTGATGATTATTATATATCTATTATCACCTAAAACTGAATTAACTTTTTATATTTTCTCTATTGCAATTGGTTTTACTTGGCTTGCAACAGTTCCACCAACAGCAGGAATTGTAGGAAAACTTTTTGGAACAAAATATCTAGCAACTCTATTTGGACTAACTCTTTTATCACATCAAATTGGTGGCTTTTTTGGCGCATATTTAGGTGGATTATTTATCAATAGTTATGGTAATTTCTCTTTAATGTGGTACTTAGATATAGCTTTAGCAATAGTTGCAGCACTTGCTAATTTACCAATAAAAGAGGAAAAAATTAATAAAAATTAA
- a CDS encoding transporter substrate-binding domain-containing protein, with protein sequence MKIFLTTILIVINLFSQDIDTNLQLTTQEKEFIEKTHFNVAITKNWYPISFEEDKDKALGISSEFWGIIVNKLNLKTTNIFFKSFDEQIKSLQSGKSDIIFSIGESESRKKFGYFSNEYLKFPISIVTKKDENFIENIDEILDKKIAVGNNFTAHNLLKEKYPNLNLVLVNNVEEGLNLVSKKEVFAFVDIKPILTYNIAKFEFKDLKVSGNSGIDFPLKIMVRKEYKDLIPIINKTIATIPASEVTNIVNSWNNVQFQNSIDYKTVWILVFLVFFGAIAFIHRTATLNILNKKLKYTVEEKTKELKYLNENLQLAIDKKTKELLEKEAILNQQAKMAAMGEMIENIAHQWRQPLSVISTISSSLKIKKEMNILDDKEFYEALKNINKTSEHLSNTIDDFRNFFSPNKEMNKFYLSQLIKKSKDLIKSRFDKFNIKVIEHIDDIEILSYQNELFQVILNLFSNSIDVLSSSQIENKIIYIKIYHDENNLYIEFLDNGGGIKDEFINRVFEPYFTTKHKSQGTGIGLYMSLQIVTKHLNGEISVKNDTFIENNTTYFGAKFTILLPIYLQKN encoded by the coding sequence ATGAAAATATTTTTAACTACAATATTGATAGTTATAAATCTGTTTTCACAAGATATTGATACAAATCTTCAATTAACTACACAAGAAAAAGAGTTTATAGAAAAAACTCATTTCAATGTTGCTATCACAAAAAATTGGTATCCAATTAGCTTTGAAGAAGATAAAGATAAAGCACTTGGAATATCATCTGAATTTTGGGGAATTATTGTAAATAAACTAAATCTAAAAACTACAAATATTTTTTTTAAATCCTTTGATGAACAGATAAAAAGTTTACAAAGTGGAAAAAGTGATATTATTTTTAGTATAGGAGAGAGTGAATCACGAAAGAAATTTGGATATTTTTCTAATGAATATTTAAAGTTTCCAATATCTATAGTTACAAAAAAAGATGAGAACTTTATAGAAAATATAGATGAAATTTTAGATAAAAAAATTGCTGTTGGAAATAATTTTACTGCACATAACTTACTAAAAGAGAAATATCCAAACCTTAATTTAGTTTTAGTAAACAATGTAGAAGAGGGATTAAATCTAGTCTCAAAAAAAGAAGTTTTTGCCTTTGTTGATATCAAACCTATTCTTACATATAATATTGCAAAATTTGAATTCAAAGATTTAAAAGTTAGTGGTAACTCAGGAATTGACTTCCCTTTAAAAATTATGGTTAGAAAAGAGTATAAAGATTTAATTCCAATAATAAATAAAACAATTGCAACTATACCAGCTAGTGAAGTTACAAATATCGTTAATAGTTGGAATAATGTACAATTTCAAAATTCAATAGACTACAAAACTGTTTGGATTTTGGTTTTTTTAGTATTTTTTGGTGCGATTGCATTTATTCATAGAACGGCAACTTTAAATATTTTAAACAAAAAATTAAAATATACAGTAGAAGAGAAGACAAAAGAGTTAAAATATTTAAATGAAAATCTCCAATTAGCTATAGATAAAAAAACAAAAGAGTTACTTGAAAAAGAGGCAATTTTAAATCAACAAGCTAAAATGGCTGCAATGGGAGAGATGATTGAAAATATTGCTCATCAATGGAGACAACCTCTATCTGTAATATCTACAATATCAAGCTCTTTAAAAATAAAAAAAGAGATGAATATTTTAGATGATAAAGAGTTTTATGAAGCTTTAAAAAATATAAATAAAACATCTGAACATCTATCAAATACTATTGATGATTTTAGAAATTTTTTCTCTCCAAATAAAGAGATGAATAAATTTTATCTATCACAACTAATAAAAAAATCTAAAGATTTAATAAAAAGTAGATTTGATAAGTTTAATATAAAAGTTATTGAACACATAGATGATATAGAGATTTTATCATATCAAAATGAATTATTTCAGGTAATTCTTAACCTTTTTTCAAATTCAATTGATGTTTTATCTTCAAGCCAAATAGAGAATAAAATAATATATATAAAAATATATCATGATGAGAATAATTTATACATTGAATTCTTAGATAATGGCGGAGGCATAAAAGATGAGTTTATAAATAGAGTTTTTGAACCATATTTTACAACAAAACATAAAAGCCAAGGAACAGGAATTGGTCTTTATATGTCACTACAAATCGTAACAAAACATCTAAATGGTGAAATATCTGTCAAAAATGATACTTTTATCGAAAACAATACCACTTATTTTGGTGCAAAATTTACTATTTTACTACCTATTTATCTACAAAAGAACTAA
- a CDS encoding HAMP domain-containing methyl-accepting chemotaxis protein, translating to MSIKNRLIALSLVFILSLITISAVSYFNTKSSSNDLTNISDERIPILIAVAELDTLRYKIRAMTHEVFSVHKNSDYSKNLQAIKESRETAWADITKHWEYFASTPRQTEAGKKAFATLETAFNDWKKSHDPIHGNLIKLIENKDDEKITSLIAEYENSVQKMIPISNVFGKLLEEQKTRTTNYATNMVKNSVSSSNKSLTLIVILSLIVMAISITFTSLTISFIVKSLNKLQQGILGFFAFLNEESKSATLIDLKSNDEFGQIAKVINQNIEKTESSIKKDDEFINATELFIKELSSGNMLAKIEAEPDTQNLKVLKELLIKMQYYLEHTIARDINRLLFVIDSFKKYDFTARFPNPYAKIAVAMNELGDEISALLRQSYGTGLMLENSSQELLENVNILNQSSNAAAASLEETAAALEEITSTVISNANNVELMTRFSNEVSNSAKKGQQLANQTTNAMDEINNQVNRINEAIAVIDQIAFQTNILSLNAAVEAATAGEAGKGFAVVAQEVRNLASRSAEAAKEIKNIVENATSKANEGKNISFEMIQGYTELLENIEKQSQTINEIATASKEQQAGITQINDAVTGLDQQTQQNANIASDTKTIAINADNIAKKIVSDSHNKQFVGKEDVEKENKKINSTVKNSNIVLNPTKKSSEIKPSTTKKDMDKKTPIKQNEIKSSTKDDDEWESF from the coding sequence ATGTCTATAAAAAATAGATTAATAGCTTTATCTTTGGTATTTATTTTATCACTGATTACTATTTCGGCTGTCTCATATTTTAATACAAAAAGCTCATCAAATGATCTTACTAACATATCAGATGAAAGAATACCAATATTAATAGCTGTTGCTGAATTGGATACTTTAAGATATAAAATTAGAGCTATGACTCATGAGGTTTTTTCAGTTCACAAAAATTCTGATTACTCAAAAAATCTTCAAGCAATTAAAGAGAGTAGAGAAACAGCTTGGGCTGATATTACTAAACACTGGGAATATTTTGCAAGTACTCCTAGACAAACTGAAGCTGGTAAAAAAGCTTTTGCTACTTTAGAGACTGCATTTAATGATTGGAAAAAATCTCATGACCCTATTCATGGAAATTTAATAAAATTAATAGAAAACAAAGATGATGAAAAAATTACTTCTTTGATTGCAGAGTATGAAAATAGTGTACAAAAAATGATACCTATATCAAATGTTTTTGGTAAGCTTTTAGAAGAACAAAAAACAAGAACTACAAACTATGCAACAAATATGGTTAAAAATTCTGTATCATCTTCAAATAAATCTCTTACTTTAATTGTAATTTTATCGCTTATTGTTATGGCAATTAGTATTACATTTACATCTTTAACTATAAGTTTTATTGTAAAATCTTTAAATAAACTTCAACAAGGTATATTAGGCTTTTTTGCATTCTTAAATGAAGAGAGTAAAAGTGCTACACTAATAGATTTAAAAAGTAATGATGAGTTTGGTCAAATTGCAAAAGTAATAAATCAAAATATTGAAAAAACTGAAAGCTCTATAAAAAAAGATGATGAGTTTATAAATGCAACTGAACTTTTCATAAAAGAGCTATCAAGTGGAAATATGCTTGCTAAAATAGAAGCTGAGCCAGATACTCAAAATTTAAAAGTTTTAAAAGAACTTTTAATTAAAATGCAATATTACTTAGAACATACAATTGCAAGAGATATAAATAGATTACTTTTTGTGATAGATAGCTTTAAAAAATATGACTTTACTGCAAGATTTCCAAATCCTTATGCAAAAATTGCTGTTGCTATGAATGAATTAGGAGATGAAATTTCTGCTTTATTAAGACAATCATATGGAACAGGTTTAATGCTAGAAAATAGTTCTCAGGAACTTTTAGAAAATGTAAATATTCTAAATCAAAGTTCAAATGCTGCTGCTGCTTCTTTAGAAGAGACTGCTGCTGCTCTTGAAGAGATTACTTCAACAGTAATTAGCAATGCAAATAATGTAGAATTAATGACTAGATTCTCAAACGAAGTTAGTAATTCAGCTAAAAAAGGTCAACAATTAGCAAATCAAACAACAAATGCTATGGATGAGATTAATAATCAAGTAAATAGAATTAATGAAGCAATTGCCGTAATTGATCAAATTGCTTTCCAAACAAATATTCTTTCACTAAATGCTGCTGTTGAAGCTGCAACTGCTGGTGAGGCTGGAAAAGGATTTGCAGTTGTTGCACAAGAGGTGCGAAATCTAGCAAGTAGAAGTGCAGAAGCAGCTAAAGAGATAAAAAATATAGTTGAAAATGCTACATCAAAAGCAAATGAAGGAAAAAATATTAGTTTTGAGATGATTCAAGGATATACGGAGCTTCTTGAAAATATAGAAAAACAAAGCCAAACAATAAATGAGATTGCAACAGCTTCAAAAGAGCAACAAGCTGGAATTACACAGATAAATGATGCAGTAACAGGACTTGATCAACAGACACAACAAAATGCGAATATTGCTTCAGACACAAAAACTATTGCAATAAATGCGGATAATATTGCTAAAAAAATTGTTAGTGATTCACATAACAAACAATTTGTTGGAAAAGAAGATGTTGAAAAAGAGAATAAAAAAATTAATTCTACAGTTAAAAATAGTAATATAGTTCTTAATCCTACTAAAAAAAGTTCAGAAATAAAACCTTCAACTACAAAAAAAGATATGGATAAAAAAACACCAATCAAACAAAATGAAATAAAATCATCAACAAAAGATGATGATGAGTGGGAAAGCTTTTAA
- a CDS encoding AraC family transcriptional regulator, which yields MKKETLEKRTKIANDIMYYIYTHIETNIDIEELSIDLDISKFHMHRVFKEIFGRNIYESIKSIRLQKASNLLLTNRYSTISSIVNSCGYSSQSSFIKIFKDRFGMSPKEWKNGGYKEYSNEIIKQSKFAMKSKASFDNITPTIVKMKAIESYYIRNRGYNKNIEETWQKLQTWVLTNNIKQYKRAALFHDNPTITPLDECQYIACIIVDDDKNIKSDRIPKFKIAEGVYAKFDLKVKNEDLLPFIQWVYHEWLPRSDYETTTKPSFAIYESVDFIKLDNEYDFSFYVSINY from the coding sequence ATGAAAAAAGAGACATTAGAAAAAAGAACAAAAATAGCAAATGATATTATGTATTATATATACACTCATATTGAAACAAACATTGATATTGAAGAGCTTAGTATTGATTTAGATATAAGCAAGTTTCATATGCATCGTGTTTTTAAAGAGATATTTGGAAGAAATATTTATGAGAGTATAAAATCAATTAGGCTTCAAAAAGCTTCAAATTTACTTCTTACAAATAGATATTCAACAATTTCTAGTATTGTAAACTCATGTGGCTACTCTTCACAATCATCTTTTATAAAAATATTTAAAGATAGATTTGGAATGAGTCCAAAAGAGTGGAAAAATGGTGGATATAAAGAGTACTCAAATGAGATTATAAAACAATCAAAATTTGCTATGAAATCTAAAGCTAGCTTTGATAATATAACACCAACTATTGTAAAAATGAAAGCTATTGAGAGCTATTATATAAGAAATCGAGGTTATAATAAAAATATAGAAGAGACATGGCAAAAACTTCAAACTTGGGTTTTGACAAACAATATAAAACAGTATAAAAGAGCAGCACTCTTTCATGATAATCCAACAATTACTCCACTTGATGAATGCCAATATATTGCTTGTATAATAGTTGATGATGATAAAAATATAAAAAGCGATAGAATTCCAAAATTCAAAATAGCAGAAGGAGTTTATGCAAAATTTGATTTAAAAGTAAAAAATGAAGATTTACTCCCATTTATTCAGTGGGTTTATCATGAATGGTTACCAAGAAGTGATTACGAAACAACTACAAAACCATCATTTGCAATATATGAAAGTGTCGATTTTATAAAATTAGACAATGAGTATGATTTTAGTTTTTATGTTTCAATAAACTATTAA
- a CDS encoding OadG family protein → MEALLQAIFSFFMIMGIGTSILLVIGFLLKAKGVTFVEFFPKKDKDAPSQVIYNNVISQSPNQGSYGVDARKVAAIMAAIQHHNKKG, encoded by the coding sequence GTGGAAGCCCTACTACAAGCTATATTTAGCTTTTTTATGATTATGGGAATAGGAACCTCTATACTTTTGGTTATTGGATTTTTATTAAAAGCAAAAGGTGTAACTTTTGTTGAATTTTTTCCAAAAAAAGATAAAGATGCTCCATCTCAAGTTATTTACAATAATGTAATATCTCAAAGTCCAAATCAAGGCTCTTATGGTGTTGATGCTAGAAAAGTTGCTGCTATTATGGCAGCTATACAGCATCACAACAAAAAAGGTTGA